Proteins co-encoded in one Malus sylvestris chromosome 9, drMalSylv7.2, whole genome shotgun sequence genomic window:
- the LOC126634306 gene encoding uncharacterized protein LOC126634306 isoform X1, whose amino-acid sequence MPDHVLDDIWKEVTDNTDVPDAYKFHCLKVIGNRWRDWKCRVKQRWYDAYLTDEQRLSFTPPQVTTDQWKTLVKYWGLPNIKEYSEANKANRAHGGAPHRTGRTSFAQLKHEMREKGEKTDRLSMFIKTRTKKTKNDDRDLFDEESGHIINQFNQCLEEREEHEQDEDYREEVFTRVMGPDAYGRVRMYGTGITPSQVFCQSSRSSNVNEDTIREEVERQYKTKIDDLKAKHESEIEDLRSKYSEVSSKLHLVMTHIGFHVNTSPSGSGQAPNTSSHLQETYGSNEQQPQLDPEP is encoded by the exons ATGCCTGATCATGTATTAGATGATATTTGGAAAGAAGTCACG GATAACACAGATGTCCCTGatgcatataaatttcattGCTTAAAGGTTATTGGCAATAGATGGAGGGATTGGAAGTGTCGGGTTAAGCAAAGATGGTATGACGCATACTTGACCGATGAACAACGTTTATCCTTCACTCCTCCTCAAGTCACCACAGATCAATGGAAGACACTAGTAAAGTATTGGGGCCTCCCTAATATAAAG GAATATTCTGAGGCAAATAAGGCTAATCGTGCACATGGAGGTGCTCCTCATCGGACTGGTCGTACTTCATTTGCTCAATTGAAACATGAG atgagagagaagggagagaaaacGGATCGGTTGAGcatgtttataaaaacaagaacaaagaaaacaaagaatgatgaCAGAGACCTTTTCGATGAGGAAAGTGGCCACATTATT AATCAATTTAATCAATGCTTGGAAGAAAGGGAAGAGCATGAGCAAGACGAGGATTATCGAGAGGAGGTGTTTACTAGAGTTATGGGACCTGATGCATATGGACGTGTTCGCATGTATGGAACAGGTATAACTCCATCTCAAGTGTTTTGTCAAAGTTCAAGATCTTCCAATGTTAATGAGGACACCATACGAGAAGAGGTAGAAAGACAATATAAGACTAAGATAGATGATCTTAAGGCTAAgcatgaatctgaaattgaAGATCTCCGATCCAAGTATAGTGAAGTCAGTTCGAAACTCCATCTCGTGATGACTCATATTGGTTTCCATGTTAACACATCACCAAGTGGAAGTGGACAG GCTCCAAATACATCAAGCCATCTACAAGAAACATATGGGAGTAATGAGCAACAACCTCAGTTAGACCCAGAACCATAG
- the LOC126634306 gene encoding uncharacterized protein LOC126634306 isoform X2 — protein sequence MTDVPDAYKFHCLKVIGNRWRDWKCRVKQRWYDAYLTDEQRLSFTPPQVTTDQWKTLVKYWGLPNIKEYSEANKANRAHGGAPHRTGRTSFAQLKHEMREKGEKTDRLSMFIKTRTKKTKNDDRDLFDEESGHIINQFNQCLEEREEHEQDEDYREEVFTRVMGPDAYGRVRMYGTGITPSQVFCQSSRSSNVNEDTIREEVERQYKTKIDDLKAKHESEIEDLRSKYSEVSSKLHLVMTHIGFHVNTSPSGSGQAPNTSSHLQETYGSNEQQPQLDPEP from the exons ATGTCCCTGatgcatataaatttcattGCTTAAAGGTTATTGGCAATAGATGGAGGGATTGGAAGTGTCGGGTTAAGCAAAGATGGTATGACGCATACTTGACCGATGAACAACGTTTATCCTTCACTCCTCCTCAAGTCACCACAGATCAATGGAAGACACTAGTAAAGTATTGGGGCCTCCCTAATATAAAG GAATATTCTGAGGCAAATAAGGCTAATCGTGCACATGGAGGTGCTCCTCATCGGACTGGTCGTACTTCATTTGCTCAATTGAAACATGAG atgagagagaagggagagaaaacGGATCGGTTGAGcatgtttataaaaacaagaacaaagaaaacaaagaatgatgaCAGAGACCTTTTCGATGAGGAAAGTGGCCACATTATT AATCAATTTAATCAATGCTTGGAAGAAAGGGAAGAGCATGAGCAAGACGAGGATTATCGAGAGGAGGTGTTTACTAGAGTTATGGGACCTGATGCATATGGACGTGTTCGCATGTATGGAACAGGTATAACTCCATCTCAAGTGTTTTGTCAAAGTTCAAGATCTTCCAATGTTAATGAGGACACCATACGAGAAGAGGTAGAAAGACAATATAAGACTAAGATAGATGATCTTAAGGCTAAgcatgaatctgaaattgaAGATCTCCGATCCAAGTATAGTGAAGTCAGTTCGAAACTCCATCTCGTGATGACTCATATTGGTTTCCATGTTAACACATCACCAAGTGGAAGTGGACAG GCTCCAAATACATCAAGCCATCTACAAGAAACATATGGGAGTAATGAGCAACAACCTCAGTTAGACCCAGAACCATAG
- the LOC126583775 gene encoding plastidic glucose transporter 4, producing the protein MQASTHGSVNGKLGFDVQNQKRVLGFGELRNRTSTGRRNLCIAERRTCCGGLSLRSAAQVTGAKLSGLRMGSDGISMATLKARSVQAQASDGDVENLIPSKPQGKSSGTVLPYVGVACLGAILFGYHLGVVNGALEYLSIDLGIAENAVLQGWVVSTLLAGATVGSLTGGSLADKFGRTKAFQLNAIPLAIGAFLCATAQSVQTMIVGRLLAGIGIGITSAIVPLYISEISPTEIRGTLGSINQLFICIGILVAMVAGLPLAANPLWWRTMFGIAVVPSVLLALGMVVSPESPRWLFQQGKFSEAEKAIKTLFGKERVTEVMDDLRSAAQGSVEPEAGWFDLFSSRYWKVVSVGVSLFFLQQMAGINAAVYYSTSVFRSAGITSDVAASALVGLANVFGTAIASSLMDKQGRKSLLLGSFGGMAASMLLLSLSFTWKALAPYSAPLSVTGTFLYVLSFALGAGPVPALLLPEIFASRIRAKAVSLSLGMHWISNFVIGLYFLSFVTKFGIGRVYFGFAGVCLLAVLYIAGNIVETKGRSLEEIERALSVVT; encoded by the exons ATGCAAGCGTCAACCCATGGTTCAGTAAATGGGAAGTTGGGGTTTGACGTGCAAAACCAAAAAAGGGTATTGGGTTTTGGAGAATTGAGGAACCGAACAAGTACAGGGCGGAGGAATCTATGCATTGCAGAGAGGAGAACTTGCTGTGGTGGATTGAGCCTCCGTTCTGCGGCGCAGGTGACGGGAGCCAAGCTTTCAGGTCTTAGAATGGGGTCTGATGGGATTTCCATGGCCACTTTGAAAGCCAGATCAGTCCAGGCTCAGGCTTCTG ATGGGGACGTTGAGAATCTTATACCCTCCAAGCCTCAGGGGAAGTCTTCTGGAACAGTATTGCCGTATGTTGGTGTTGCTTGTCTTGGAGCTATTTTGTTTGGTTATCATCTGGG GGTGGTAAATGGTGCTCTTGAGTACCTTTCAATTGATCTTGGTATTGCGGAAAATGCAGTATTGCAAG GGTGGGTGGTTAGCACACTTCTAGCAGGTGCCACAGTTggatctttaactggtggatcATTGGCTGACAAGTTCGGCAGAACTAAGGCTTTTCAACTAAATGCAATTCCGCTAGCAATTGGAGCATTTTTGTG TGCCACAGCCCAGAGTGTGCAAACGATGATAGTTGGCCGCTTACTTGCTGGCATTGGAATTGGCATCACATCTGCTATTGTTCCACTTTATATATCTGAG ATCTCTCCAACTGAAATTCGTGGTACCCTTGGATCTATAAATCAGCTTTTTATATGTATTGGGATTCTTGTAGCAATGGTGGCTGGATTACCATTAGCAGCAAATCCCTTATG GTGGAGAACGATGTTTGGTATTGCAGTAGTACCATCTGTTCTTTTGGCATTAGGAATGGTTGTTTCACCAGAAAGTCCAAGATGGCTTTTCCAG caaGGAAAATTTTCTGAAGCTGAAAAAGCTATAAAAACGCTATTTGGAAAGGAAAGAGTTACCGAGGTTATGGATGACTTGAGATCAGCAGCCCAAGGTTCTGTTGAACCTGAAGCGGGCTGGTTTGATTTGTTTAGTAGCCGCTATTGGAAAG TTGTTAGTGTGGGCGTGTCACTTTTCTTCTTACAACAGATGGCTGGGATAAATGCTGCGGTCTATTATTCTACTTCTGTCTTCCGCAGTGCTGGCATTACATCTGACGTTGCAGCAAGTGCTCTGGTTGGATTAGCAAATGTCTTTG GCACAGCTATTGCATCCTCATTGATGGACAAACAGGGCAGGAAGAGTCTTCTACTCGGAAGCTTCGGTGGGATG gCTGCTTCGATGTTGCTGCTTTCGTTGTCCTTTACATGGAAAGCCCTGGCTCCATATTCTGCCCCCCTTTCTGTCACTGGAACTTTTCT CTATGTATTGTCCTTTGCACTTGGCGCTGGCCCTGTGCCTGCTCTTCTTCTACCAGAGATTTTTGCTTCAAGAATCAGAGCAAAAGCAGTTTCTTTGTCTTTGGGCATGCACTGG ATTTCAAACTTCGTCATAGGCCTCTATTTCTTGAGCTTTGTAACTAAGTTTGGAATCGGCAGAGTGTATTTTGGATTCGCTGGCGTCTGTCTTCTGGCTGTCTTGTACATAGCTGGTAATATCGTTGAAACGAAAGGGCGTTCACTGGAGGAAATAGAGCGCGCTCTTAGCGTTGTCACTTGA
- the LOC126582200 gene encoding uncharacterized protein LOC126582200 — protein MGMEGDKEDERKEAAIASTPCLQPNYKPKSLTQTQLSKFQELHRRRLQIKSKSKSKIGKKPKGSEGKSHSIDLAARDTANQDSVITFETSTVCDSENHKNETSSVVQHEDIAVRAPKKSHKLHWGLDTKERWERKANM, from the exons ATGGGAATGGAAGGAGACAAGGAAGACGAGAGAAAGGAAGCAGCAATCGCATCCACGCCGTGTCTGCAGCCCAATTACAAGCCCAAATCCCTCACCCAAACCCAGCTATCCAAGTTCCAG GAGCTGCACCGGAGGAGGTTACAgatcaaatcaaaatcaaaatcaaagattGGAAAGAAACCAAAAG GTAGTGAAGGAAAATCTCACAGCATAGACCTGGCTGCTAGAGATACTGCAAACCAAGATTCAGTCATAACATTTGAAACTTCAACTGTCTGTGACTCTGAGAACCACAAGAATGAAACCAGTTCTGTTGTACAGCATGAGGATATAGCAGTCCGGGCTCCAAAGAAGAGCCACAAGTTACATTGGGG GCTCGACACAAAGGAAAGGTGGGAAAGGAAAGCAAACATGTAG